A genomic region of Capnocytophaga canimorsus contains the following coding sequences:
- a CDS encoding fibronectin type III domain-containing protein produces the protein MRYIKYVILVWIVIQSSFLKAQQYPVDVQLFVTPPYQQSLRDYWATFEPKMQVYLLLKDLNSPIRNVALGFSLENVQGQPLAQTPNFLQPFQTQLTSGVRKTLSNIELKPLFAFENLQGVSEHFYNDLLPEGAYFMCFTAYDVATQTPLSAKARTLIQIRRYTPPLPTLPAKGEIISKKNQFQHLVFQWMLRDPAPFTQYEFTLKEVWDNSLSPDEAFISGRLVYQGKVPSNTILYGPDKPILLENKRYVWKVRAFTQNPNNPNQRQSFFHNNGESEAFYFDYVSHCEAPKFLTAITKDNTANIRWSTEPVRANTHSGENGGLYKILYREKGKNWKSQMSNHPQATLIGLKRGRNYVYKVGVACGLGGQTQSVFSEQTYLYSSEQEFVTPHKQNDSTSVQCGVKPEIRIRNREPLQEVLGVNETFVAGDFPVTVLRATGSNGVFSGEGYVQVPYLLDTKIKVKFDGIKINSERQLFEGKLVTSYDKTEKNLQFVQEGIGEVFGDAGVKTNKIDFEIAEIKKDENGRVVVIGKPDEKTGIAPQITLPVGSDYQLSDASGKTWTLDEKGEVTSVGEKADTKLAQNQGKNNLPKGQSKPENFEVQWDFSQSAFAFDASGEIPYKALVKGKNDVFQVVIKQKDSLRYSFHFQTDKGLKVESKKEKEGVFEISRKGLFDFGDEELWVVAQNTKTEKEEVIGKCMLVHLSEKEVNVTLVPTTENLQIGIDAIQRIYAKVGVKLHISTDEIFPVKETIDTKNAFGDLSTYSPEQQAIIAWYKSERATKPDTYYVFVGKQEGSQVGYMRLGGQFGFALDGNSRTIAHELGHGIFRLEHPFKKDETQKGTFRTLMDYAQETTFAHTDWKQINDPKLKIYAFQGQSQGEFAGKIWLTPDWRPFSFNKSYTTSIDRKQLNKIPQGTLPAIYHDEKPYFAKFSAQGKFIGYQTVQGDILNIEYKTVTNKTEIYLYQTGSSCGSDRYYVTNWGYIKDKQGKEINFENNEENIKYVANVVCNDLKKGNCSEFTLIAAEDISEIEKYQKQLDNDLKNAVTKIANSRQTEVQPLGKYNHIVNSLVSREPASQLYELEEKLHLLSHYTDVDVVVTFLDLGSNKYVEEHILSDLARNAVRKLPTDNRKVVYVAIASSNYESIFKEGTINQKTCYSIAYAQSHNDIVNVKQQGKSVYETIINWYADIEKPVIFNKFYQYADGSLQNYIYKSKTNQRGYPFIKHLEFYQSKVLSNRKVFYPTSPKISDEGQLEEIMEQVRQARADAELALQKETAPYGLADEELWNVLTIDNLGKFREVFMDYGQNGTPDYPRYLWQNSVNTWQWGSKVTIALGQSSLPSEALYNFEKMTLLDDAVYTMLDIFGTIPGVDTFTDPIGAAYAVARSDVENATIYSVSAVTPLAGAAYVRGGAKALSKTEPAVVLVAKKADNADGFELIYKSVNDIQANEFHVATSIDGRQSQEFLEQTQKYLDKNAIKKQVDGLAKAKSLSPTLSKWVDEIKDVSLRRKIENLNADDLAKLEKDFLSKSNGNELKKLITTADDLDKWKLLKDDPHYAFELAQENPNWEKWAKSNFFKEVTKKGKEFEKLCLNELKNKSSQVYKSLKSRISDLDERTILTNVELCISGKYPCKEVGEYFKPDFVAVKKVFDGDVEFLDIIIIDSKLSKTSPWTANQKEAQKIFDYVVKSSGKKMQGNLNLVEKEFVQRNSQFIKIYKENEIIKVN, from the coding sequence ATGCGTTATATTAAATATGTCATATTGGTATGGATTGTTATCCAAAGTAGTTTTTTAAAAGCCCAGCAGTATCCTGTGGACGTGCAGCTTTTTGTGACGCCCCCATACCAGCAGAGTTTACGAGACTATTGGGCTACTTTTGAGCCTAAAATGCAGGTCTATCTGCTTTTGAAAGATTTAAATAGTCCTATACGCAATGTGGCACTTGGGTTTTCGTTGGAAAACGTACAAGGGCAACCTCTGGCACAAACCCCGAACTTTCTACAGCCTTTTCAAACACAACTTACCTCTGGAGTGCGAAAAACCCTCTCCAATATAGAACTGAAACCCCTCTTTGCTTTTGAAAATTTACAAGGAGTTTCAGAGCATTTTTACAATGATTTATTGCCTGAAGGAGCTTATTTTATGTGTTTTACAGCCTATGATGTAGCTACACAAACGCCTCTTTCCGCCAAAGCTCGAACCTTAATACAAATACGTCGTTATACGCCACCACTGCCCACACTTCCTGCCAAAGGTGAAATTATCTCCAAAAAAAATCAGTTTCAACATTTGGTTTTTCAGTGGATGTTGCGAGACCCCGCTCCCTTTACCCAATACGAGTTTACCCTGAAAGAAGTCTGGGACAATAGCCTAAGCCCTGATGAGGCTTTTATTTCAGGGAGATTGGTATATCAAGGCAAAGTGCCTTCCAATACGATTTTGTATGGACCTGATAAACCCATACTTCTGGAAAACAAACGCTATGTATGGAAAGTACGTGCTTTTACCCAAAACCCGAACAATCCTAATCAGAGACAGTCTTTTTTTCATAACAATGGCGAGTCGGAAGCGTTTTATTTTGATTACGTAAGTCATTGCGAGGCTCCGAAGTTTTTGACAGCCATCACCAAAGATAATACCGCCAATATCCGCTGGAGCACCGAGCCGGTGCGGGCAAATACTCACTCAGGCGAAAACGGAGGCTTGTATAAAATTTTATATCGTGAGAAGGGCAAGAATTGGAAATCACAGATGTCCAACCACCCACAAGCGACCCTCATAGGCTTAAAACGAGGAAGAAACTACGTTTACAAAGTGGGCGTTGCCTGTGGATTGGGAGGGCAAACCCAAAGTGTTTTTAGTGAACAGACATACCTATACAGCAGTGAACAGGAGTTTGTTACTCCTCACAAACAAAACGATAGTACCAGCGTACAATGTGGGGTAAAACCTGAGATACGCATCAGAAATCGTGAGCCTTTGCAAGAGGTTTTGGGCGTGAATGAAACCTTTGTAGCGGGTGATTTTCCAGTAACTGTACTCAGAGCTACGGGCAGTAATGGGGTTTTCTCGGGGGAGGGCTACGTGCAAGTGCCGTATCTGCTCGACACAAAAATCAAAGTGAAATTTGACGGCATAAAAATCAACTCCGAACGCCAACTCTTTGAAGGAAAACTTGTTACAAGTTATGACAAAACTGAGAAAAACCTTCAATTTGTTCAAGAAGGTATTGGTGAGGTTTTCGGTGATGCAGGGGTAAAAACCAACAAAATTGATTTTGAAATTGCCGAAATCAAAAAAGACGAAAACGGACGTGTTGTTGTTATCGGTAAGCCTGACGAAAAAACAGGCATCGCTCCGCAGATTACCCTGCCTGTGGGGTCGGACTACCAGCTTTCCGATGCTTCTGGCAAAACGTGGACACTTGATGAAAAAGGCGAAGTAACCTCCGTAGGCGAAAAAGCAGATACCAAACTGGCTCAAAATCAAGGAAAAAACAACCTTCCGAAAGGGCAATCCAAACCTGAAAATTTTGAAGTACAATGGGATTTTTCGCAGAGTGCATTTGCTTTCGATGCTTCAGGGGAAATTCCTTACAAAGCTCTTGTAAAGGGCAAAAATGATGTTTTTCAGGTAGTTATAAAACAAAAGGATAGTTTACGATATAGTTTTCATTTTCAGACGGATAAAGGGCTAAAAGTCGAATCGAAAAAAGAAAAAGAAGGCGTTTTTGAAATCTCACGCAAAGGGCTTTTTGATTTTGGTGATGAAGAACTCTGGGTAGTTGCCCAAAATACAAAGACGGAAAAAGAAGAAGTTATCGGCAAATGTATGCTGGTGCATCTCTCTGAAAAAGAGGTAAATGTAACGCTCGTTCCCACTACGGAAAACTTACAAATCGGCATTGATGCCATACAGCGAATTTACGCCAAAGTGGGTGTAAAACTACACATTTCAACCGATGAGATATTTCCTGTTAAAGAAACCATCGACACGAAAAATGCCTTTGGCGACCTTTCAACATACAGCCCTGAACAACAAGCTATTATTGCTTGGTACAAATCGGAAAGAGCAACAAAACCGGATACGTATTACGTTTTTGTAGGCAAACAGGAAGGCTCACAGGTGGGTTATATGCGTTTGGGCGGTCAGTTTGGGTTTGCGTTGGACGGCAACTCAAGAACCATCGCTCACGAGTTGGGTCACGGGATTTTTAGGCTGGAACACCCCTTCAAAAAGGACGAAACCCAAAAGGGAACATTCAGAACCTTAATGGATTACGCCCAAGAAACTACTTTTGCTCACACCGATTGGAAACAAATTAACGACCCAAAACTTAAAATTTATGCCTTTCAAGGGCAAAGTCAGGGGGAGTTTGCAGGAAAAATTTGGCTTACACCCGATTGGAGACCCTTTTCATTTAATAAATCATACACAACGTCAATTGATAGAAAACAATTGAATAAAATTCCACAAGGTACATTACCCGCTATTTACCACGATGAAAAACCTTATTTTGCTAAATTTTCAGCACAAGGAAAATTTATTGGTTATCAAACAGTTCAAGGAGATATTTTAAATATTGAATATAAAACGGTTACAAATAAAACTGAAATTTATTTATACCAAACTGGCAGTAGTTGTGGTTCTGATAGATATTATGTAACTAATTGGGGATACATAAAAGATAAACAAGGCAAGGAGATAAATTTTGAAAATAACGAAGAAAATATAAAATACGTAGCTAATGTTGTTTGTAATGATCTGAAAAAAGGTAATTGTAGTGAATTTACACTTATCGCGGCAGAAGATATTTCAGAGATAGAAAAGTATCAAAAACAACTGGATAACGATTTAAAAAATGCCGTTACGAAAATAGCAAATTCTCGGCAAACAGAGGTACAACCACTTGGAAAATACAACCACATTGTTAATAGCCTCGTAAGTCGCGAACCAGCCAGCCAATTATATGAATTGGAAGAAAAATTACATCTTCTTTCTCATTATACCGATGTAGATGTTGTGGTTACATTTTTGGATTTGGGTAGCAACAAGTATGTAGAGGAACACATACTTTCTGATTTAGCACGAAATGCCGTACGAAAACTACCAACCGACAATCGTAAAGTAGTGTATGTGGCCATAGCTTCATCAAATTATGAATCTATTTTTAAAGAAGGAACGATAAATCAAAAGACTTGTTACAGCATAGCTTACGCACAAAGTCACAATGATATTGTTAACGTTAAACAACAGGGGAAATCTGTGTATGAAACCATTATTAATTGGTATGCAGACATTGAAAAACCTGTTATTTTCAATAAGTTTTATCAATATGCCGATGGTTCTTTGCAGAATTATATCTATAAATCGAAGACCAACCAAAGAGGATATCCGTTTATAAAACATTTGGAGTTTTATCAATCCAAGGTTTTAAGTAATAGAAAAGTATTTTATCCAACTTCCCCAAAAATTTCTGATGAAGGACAATTAGAAGAAATAATGGAACAAGTTCGGCAAGCCAGAGCAGATGCTGAGTTAGCTTTACAGAAAGAAACCGCTCCATACGGACTTGCTGATGAAGAATTATGGAACGTTCTAACGATTGATAATTTGGGTAAATTCCGAGAGGTTTTTATGGATTATGGGCAAAACGGAACGCCCGATTACCCGCGTTATTTGTGGCAAAACTCAGTAAACACTTGGCAATGGGGCAGTAAGGTAACCATAGCATTGGGGCAAAGCTCACTGCCATCAGAGGCATTGTATAACTTTGAAAAAATGACATTGTTGGACGATGCTGTTTACACAATGTTGGATATTTTTGGAACCATACCAGGTGTTGATACCTTTACTGACCCTATTGGGGCGGCTTATGCAGTGGCACGTAGTGATGTGGAAAATGCCACCATTTATTCGGTATCTGCGGTAACTCCTTTGGCTGGAGCAGCTTATGTGCGTGGTGGTGCCAAAGCTCTTTCAAAAACCGAACCGGCAGTGGTATTGGTTGCCAAAAAAGCCGATAATGCCGATGGTTTTGAGCTGATTTACAAAAGCGTAAACGACATACAAGCTAATGAATTTCACGTAGCTACCTCTATTGATGGCAGACAAAGCCAAGAATTTTTGGAGCAAACCCAAAAATATCTTGACAAAAATGCTATCAAAAAGCAGGTTGATGGATTGGCAAAAGCGAAAAGCCTCTCTCCAACGCTTAGTAAATGGGTAGATGAAATAAAAGATGTTTCTTTGCGGAGAAAAATAGAAAACTTAAATGCTGATGATTTAGCCAAGTTAGAAAAAGATTTCTTATCAAAAAGCAATGGAAATGAACTGAAAAAACTCATTACTACTGCTGATGATTTAGATAAATGGAAACTTTTAAAAGATGACCCACACTATGCTTTTGAACTTGCCCAAGAAAACCCCAATTGGGAAAAATGGGCAAAAAGTAATTTCTTTAAAGAAGTGACCAAAAAAGGAAAAGAGTTTGAGAAATTATGTTTGAATGAATTAAAAAATAAATCCTCACAAGTTTATAAAAGCTTAAAAAGTAGGATATCTGATTTAGACGAAAGAACCATCTTGACCAATGTAGAACTCTGTATATCAGGAAAATATCCTTGCAAAGAAGTAGGGGAATATTTTAAACCTGATTTTGTTGCAGTAAAAAAAGTCTTTGATGGAGATGTTGAATTTTTGGATATAATCATAATTGATTCTAAATTATCTAAAACCTCCCCTTGGACAGCTAACCAAAAAGAAGCACAAAAAATATTTGATTATGTTGTAAAAAGTTCTGGAAAAAAAATGCAGGGAAATTTGAATTTAGTAGAAAAAGAATTTGTACAAAGAAATAGTCAATTTATTAAGATTTATAAAGAAAACGAAATAATAAAAGTAAATTAA
- a CDS encoding Ig-like domain-containing protein codes for MYIKSHAEDRLCTSITEIKAIYEGGGHDVIFYSDDNSESDIYPPNRLSIELKKKVIKIEVYRRVVDATYQFFVFSSSTCCVNCSVSVMENLESFNPSAYCTTAFFDYPWKSSRDGQAGGKIRFNYKIRPHHTLSSEKLRGTISNTYLPIGTKVKLLAKEGFPLELYNYQYSKTRTWNNAINDYEYQWENLSQTSKSHILSVSAEDIFGSKLEAEKHIGKAVYFRVVSFDKDNFGQVCSPSNVIPLKVTISTPKVKEFKPVQPRCPKENGSVQVVLDRELYANEKARLSIVQGTMVNGTFSSTGDPVISYDNEQFKANFKNKTITIPNIASLRDSLHWYQLQFIGKYYYGRDSISSFSDGVEFNKTFRIVAIPELKAEITSKNNVCYGESEGSIEVSVSGGTPPYRYIKDGDTLNITGNKFTLTGLSARDYTIGILDSHNCRREDTTITITEPVAPITIVNEKEEEEKSNEEPNPSFFKKDVSGFGLKNGEIQAILTGGTPFEAPSEPYRYTLTTKSGVVVSTFSTQTNVQGFAVHYSQLDKGDYILTITDKNNCVLTKTIFIDEPDPLVVSISEKTAISCNPANDDPNNDPKLNKDGELYAYVKGGRPPYEYQWYRVEAGNSERLLGETASVLKQLTEGVYRVDIKDKKNNTTGGSFTLKFPERLTLTTESTEIRCSAPTSGTAKALPQGGTPPYIYQWSDGQTTQTATGLSVGKYFVVVSDSKGCSVQSQVVLSYPEAARIDSEEITQLTCYGDDNGSIVLTTSGGKGTVTHTWYDASGKLLTKGVSKDGKSVKNLVAGTYKIVLRDEGDCPPIEKTFEITQPEKLQLHLPAEVTLCQGDSHTFELSGQIADATYRWMDASGNLLGTEASLVVHLAGDYYVEAISPEGCKALGKTTVKQSSQILEVDFLVATTSYYDYTLKLINLSKKADALQWQFSDDVIVINQNRQEAEVRFPKEGIYRVGLKGTLGECQKVIEKQLFVEKDRVGISQGIQVQKNIESFLIVPNPNSGSYQLHIKLNKASTIRVRLIDMLGRELFAPEEFSEQTDFILPFNKPTLSAGQYIILIEAAGDVLSQKMIVK; via the coding sequence ATGTATATAAAATCTCATGCAGAAGACCGTTTATGTACTTCAATAACCGAAATCAAAGCTATTTATGAAGGAGGAGGACATGATGTCATTTTTTATTCCGATGATAATTCTGAAAGCGATATATATCCGCCTAACAGGCTTTCAATTGAATTGAAAAAAAAAGTAATAAAAATTGAAGTATATAGACGGGTTGTTGATGCCACTTATCAGTTTTTTGTTTTTAGTTCTTCGACTTGCTGTGTCAATTGTAGTGTTTCAGTGATGGAAAATCTTGAATCTTTCAATCCAAGTGCCTATTGTACAACAGCTTTTTTTGACTATCCTTGGAAATCATCAAGAGATGGACAAGCAGGAGGAAAAATTCGTTTTAACTACAAAATCAGACCTCACCACACCCTTTCTTCTGAAAAGCTAAGAGGCACAATTTCCAATACGTATTTGCCTATAGGGACAAAGGTTAAGTTGTTGGCTAAGGAGGGTTTTCCGTTGGAGTTATATAACTATCAATATTCAAAAACCCGTACTTGGAACAATGCTATTAATGATTATGAATACCAGTGGGAAAATTTATCCCAAACCTCAAAATCACATATTCTCTCAGTTTCAGCTGAAGATATTTTCGGCAGTAAATTGGAGGCGGAGAAACACATCGGTAAAGCGGTTTATTTTCGAGTGGTATCGTTTGATAAAGACAATTTCGGTCAGGTTTGCTCTCCTTCGAATGTTATTCCGTTGAAGGTGACTATTTCAACTCCTAAGGTTAAGGAATTTAAGCCTGTACAGCCCCGCTGCCCTAAAGAAAACGGAAGCGTTCAAGTGGTTTTAGATAGAGAGTTGTACGCAAATGAAAAAGCGAGGCTTTCCATTGTTCAGGGGACGATGGTTAATGGTACATTTAGCAGTACGGGAGATCCTGTTATTTCGTATGATAATGAGCAATTTAAAGCGAACTTTAAAAACAAAACTATCACCATACCCAATATTGCTTCGCTAAGGGATTCTCTCCATTGGTACCAATTGCAATTCATAGGCAAGTATTACTATGGGAGGGATTCTATCTCCAGTTTTTCCGATGGTGTGGAATTTAACAAAACCTTTCGTATTGTAGCTATTCCTGAACTAAAAGCGGAAATTACCTCCAAAAACAACGTCTGTTACGGTGAGAGCGAAGGTTCTATAGAAGTTTCTGTATCAGGAGGTACGCCTCCGTACAGATACATAAAAGATGGCGATACATTGAATATTACGGGTAATAAATTTACCCTTACCGGCCTCTCTGCAAGAGATTATACTATCGGAATTTTAGATAGCCATAATTGTCGAAGAGAAGACACAACGATAACCATTACTGAGCCTGTAGCTCCCATTACCATTGTCAATGAAAAGGAAGAAGAGGAAAAAAGTAACGAAGAACCCAATCCTTCGTTTTTTAAGAAAGATGTTTCAGGTTTTGGGCTTAAAAATGGAGAAATTCAGGCAATTCTAACTGGCGGTACACCTTTTGAGGCCCCCTCAGAGCCGTATCGATATACGTTAACGACCAAAAGCGGCGTTGTTGTTTCCACATTTTCAACCCAAACAAATGTGCAAGGATTTGCTGTTCATTATAGTCAGCTTGATAAAGGCGATTACATTCTTACTATTACCGACAAAAATAATTGTGTTCTTACGAAAACGATTTTCATTGATGAGCCAGATCCATTAGTAGTTAGCATCTCTGAAAAAACGGCAATTTCGTGTAACCCTGCTAATGATGACCCCAATAACGACCCCAAACTCAATAAAGACGGAGAGCTTTATGCATACGTAAAAGGAGGCAGACCTCCCTATGAATATCAATGGTATCGTGTTGAGGCAGGAAATTCTGAAAGGTTATTGGGTGAGACAGCATCCGTGCTAAAACAACTCACAGAAGGCGTATATCGTGTTGATATCAAGGATAAAAAAAACAATACAACCGGTGGTAGTTTTACGCTGAAATTTCCCGAGCGATTGACACTTACCACCGAAAGTACCGAAATCCGTTGTTCGGCTCCCACTTCAGGGACTGCCAAAGCCTTGCCTCAAGGAGGAACGCCTCCTTATATCTATCAGTGGAGCGACGGGCAAACCACCCAAACCGCTACGGGGCTTTCGGTAGGGAAATACTTTGTAGTGGTAAGCGATAGCAAAGGTTGTTCGGTACAGTCGCAAGTGGTACTTTCGTATCCTGAGGCAGCAAGGATTGATAGCGAAGAGATTACTCAACTTACCTGCTATGGAGATGATAACGGAAGTATTGTCTTAACCACTTCAGGAGGAAAAGGAACGGTAACCCATACGTGGTATGACGCTTCGGGGAAACTGCTAACCAAAGGCGTTTCCAAAGACGGAAAAAGTGTGAAAAATCTTGTTGCTGGAACTTACAAAATTGTACTTCGTGATGAGGGGGATTGTCCGCCTATTGAAAAAACTTTTGAAATTACCCAGCCTGAAAAATTGCAATTGCACTTACCGGCAGAAGTTACACTTTGTCAAGGAGATAGCCATACATTTGAATTGAGTGGACAGATAGCTGATGCTACTTATCGTTGGATGGATGCTTCAGGAAACTTGCTCGGTACGGAAGCCTCTTTGGTGGTGCACTTGGCGGGAGATTATTATGTGGAAGCCATTTCGCCTGAAGGATGTAAAGCCTTAGGGAAAACTACTGTAAAACAAAGTTCTCAGATATTGGAAGTTGATTTTTTAGTGGCTACTACTTCTTACTATGATTATACGTTAAAGTTGATAAATCTTTCCAAAAAAGCAGACGCTTTGCAATGGCAATTTTCGGATGATGTGATTGTTATAAATCAAAACAGACAAGAGGCGGAAGTACGTTTTCCTAAAGAGGGTATTTATCGTGTAGGACTTAAAGGTACATTGGGAGAATGCCAAAAAGTGATTGAAAAACAGCTTTTTGTTGAAAAAGACCGTGTGGGCATCTCGCAAGGAATACAGGTACAAAAAAATATCGAATCGTTTTTAATTGTGCCCAACCCCAATTCAGGTTCCTATCAGTTGCATATCAAACTAAATAAGGCATCAACTATTAGGGTACGGCTGATAGATATGTTAGGGAGAGAGCTTTTTGCCCCAGAGGAATTTTCAGAGCAAACCGATTTTATACTTCCTTTTAACAAACCAACCCTTTCTGCCGGGCAGTACATTATACTGATAGAAGCAGCAGGTGATGTACTCTCACAAAAAATGATAGTGAAATAG
- a CDS encoding lipocalin-like domain-containing protein, with protein sequence MKKVLTSVVAILAVSLYSCGKDDKKNDAPNPLIGEWALQSQVEGGKEFKEECQEYTYFLFTEKDIENHQFRKEGSVCEDKFGGKVSYTISNNQIHFEARGQKASIPFSVKDDILTITLGTVTQTYKKNARKTPPAVPTNPFIGTWKLETFIVNGKVEHLDECQKQSTYVFTDTNLKVTSLNRKNNSTECETTIEEISYSISENKIVMRKGEKNIEYTFLIKDNTLTFSGITEGDIAEPFTITLKKQ encoded by the coding sequence ATGAAAAAAGTTTTAACATCAGTAGTTGCTATTTTGGCAGTTTCCCTGTATTCTTGTGGGAAAGATGATAAGAAAAATGACGCACCAAATCCGCTAATTGGTGAGTGGGCATTACAATCACAAGTAGAAGGAGGTAAAGAGTTTAAGGAAGAATGCCAAGAGTACACCTATTTTCTTTTTACTGAAAAAGATATTGAAAATCATCAGTTTAGAAAAGAGGGGAGCGTTTGTGAAGACAAATTTGGGGGTAAGGTTTCTTATACAATTTCAAACAACCAAATTCATTTTGAAGCAAGAGGTCAAAAAGCAAGTATTCCTTTTTCAGTTAAAGATGATATTTTAACAATTACCCTAGGTACTGTTACTCAGACCTACAAAAAAAATGCTCGTAAAACGCCTCCTGCTGTACCTACCAATCCTTTTATTGGTACTTGGAAATTAGAAACTTTTATCGTAAATGGAAAAGTTGAACATCTTGACGAATGTCAGAAACAAAGTACTTATGTTTTTACTGACACAAACCTAAAAGTAACTTCATTGAATAGAAAAAATAATTCAACAGAGTGTGAAACAACAATAGAAGAGATATCTTATTCAATTTCAGAAAATAAGATAGTTATGAGAAAAGGAGAAAAAAACATTGAGTACACATTCCTAATTAAAGATAACACTTTGACCTTTTCTGGTATAACGGAAGGAGATATTGCAGAACCTTTTACAATAACATTGAAAAAACAATAA